One genomic segment of Gammaproteobacteria bacterium includes these proteins:
- a CDS encoding RidA family protein — translation MSRVIVSTDKAPAAIGTYSQAVKVGSTVYMSGQIPLDPATMALVQGPIETHIRRVFDNLQAVAQAAGGDLQDVVKLNIFLTDLANFAAVNAVMAEYFQQPYPARAAIGVAQLPRGAEVEMDAVLELNAR, via the coding sequence ATGAGCAGAGTTATTGTCAGCACCGACAAGGCGCCGGCCGCCATTGGTACCTATTCTCAAGCCGTTAAGGTGGGTAGTACGGTGTACATGTCCGGGCAGATTCCGTTGGACCCTGCAACGATGGCGTTGGTGCAGGGGCCGATTGAAACACATATTCGCCGGGTGTTTGATAACCTGCAGGCGGTGGCCCAGGCGGCAGGTGGTGATTTGCAGGACGTGGTGAAGCTGAATATCTTTTTGACGGATCTGGCCAATTTTGCAGCGGTGAATGCGGTAATGGCCGAATATTTTCAGCAACCGTATCCTGCCAGGGCGGCGATTGGCGTTGCCCAATTGCCTCGCGGTGCCGAGGTGGAAATGGATGCTGTTCTGGAACTCAATGCCAGATAA
- a CDS encoding patatin-like phospholipase family protein: MKKNNEPVTALILSGGGARAAYQVGVLQGLADIFPKHSPNPFPILCGTSAGAINAAAMAIYAAQFREAVWRLVHVWANFHVDQVFRAGFGGLSLSALRWLGTLTGGIGGNQPVSLLDRTPLAHLLSQYMPFEQISQTIKDGHVRALCLTASSYSGGETVSFFQGDESIEPWVRSRRVGVRDTIGIEHLLASSAIPFVFAPQRIGDEYFGDGSMRQTAPLSPAMHLGADRLVVIGVRHIDTAPVVARRHKEPSLGEVAGHVLDSIFLDTLDVDVERVQRNNRFIEQIPNKHLPEDSATLRPVDVLFISPSQDLYKIAEKHAQLMPLSVRFFLRALGVKNERGSNLLSYLLFEKAYCRDLIALGYADTLARRKEICEFFGLCEEHGKKVDKFY; encoded by the coding sequence ATGAAAAAAAACAATGAACCTGTTACCGCGCTGATTTTGTCCGGGGGCGGGGCGCGCGCAGCGTATCAAGTGGGCGTGCTGCAGGGCTTGGCAGATATTTTTCCCAAGCACAGCCCTAATCCCTTTCCTATTTTGTGTGGCACCTCTGCCGGGGCGATCAATGCTGCGGCGATGGCGATTTACGCTGCCCAATTTCGTGAGGCAGTATGGCGTTTGGTGCATGTCTGGGCCAATTTCCACGTGGATCAGGTATTCAGGGCGGGCTTTGGCGGCCTGAGCTTAAGCGCATTGCGCTGGTTGGGAACGCTGACCGGTGGCATCGGTGGAAATCAGCCGGTTTCCCTGCTGGATCGCACACCGTTGGCGCATTTGCTCAGTCAATACATGCCGTTTGAGCAAATTTCACAAACGATCAAAGATGGGCACGTCAGAGCACTGTGCCTGACAGCATCGAGTTATTCTGGTGGTGAGACTGTTTCGTTTTTTCAGGGCGACGAAAGTATCGAGCCCTGGGTTCGCAGTCGTCGGGTCGGGGTAAGAGACACCATAGGCATTGAGCACTTACTAGCGTCGTCGGCGATTCCGTTCGTTTTTGCGCCGCAGCGTATCGGTGACGAATACTTTGGTGACGGCTCAATGCGGCAAACGGCGCCGCTCAGCCCAGCGATGCACCTGGGAGCCGATCGGTTGGTGGTGATCGGGGTGCGCCACATAGATACAGCTCCGGTGGTGGCAAGACGGCACAAAGAGCCGTCATTGGGTGAGGTGGCAGGTCATGTGCTGGACAGTATTTTCTTGGATACGCTGGACGTGGATGTTGAGCGGGTGCAGCGTAACAATCGTTTCATTGAGCAGATTCCCAACAAACATTTGCCCGAAGACAGCGCGACCCTGCGTCCGGTAGATGTGCTGTTTATTTCACCATCTCAGGATTTATACAAAATCGCCGAAAAACACGCGCAGTTGATGCCGTTGAGTGTGCGCTTTTTCTTGCGTGCACTGGGTGTGAAAAATGAGCGTGGCTCAAATTTGCTGAGTTACCTATTGTTTGAAAAAGCATATTGCAGAGATCTCATCGCACTGGGATACGCGGATACTCTGGCCAGACGCAAGGAAATTTGTGAATTTTTCGGTTTGTGCGAAGAGCAC